One genomic window of Prochlorococcus sp. MIT 0801 includes the following:
- a CDS encoding lectin-like protein: MEQSLKLKLFRKLLSKQGEEGFSLIELVVVVSVLAVLSAIAIPTFSCFQRKAQATAALAAIKQIHTECEINKSDTGNVGTFTPSNLNSYQIQSDGSNSCGGASGTGLISAIPTDTNILPTFILATNSSELTYSFKGQTGTNLTDCLGFICQTRQGNELQARIESEEFVVEGSYLERGCSAYAVVEGPTWEESESNAQKLNGHLVTLNDLEESEWIVQNIKWVHPENNTAGATAYWVGLTDADNEGDLKWADGSEVNIPVQSSDNNGSEDYFSLVDSGGLNDLTQNPGDWSMGHWQMQYGIAEISICN; the protein is encoded by the coding sequence ATGGAGCAAAGTTTAAAGCTAAAACTCTTCAGGAAGCTCTTGAGTAAGCAAGGTGAGGAAGGTTTTTCTTTAATTGAACTTGTAGTTGTTGTGTCAGTGCTTGCAGTCCTGTCTGCGATTGCAATTCCCACGTTTAGCTGCTTCCAGAGAAAAGCTCAAGCGACTGCTGCATTGGCAGCCATAAAACAAATTCATACTGAATGTGAAATTAATAAATCTGATACAGGTAACGTAGGTACATTTACTCCAAGCAATTTAAATTCTTATCAAATCCAATCAGATGGATCTAATAGTTGTGGTGGAGCATCAGGAACAGGATTAATTAGTGCAATACCTACCGATACAAATATATTGCCTACTTTTATATTGGCGACTAATAGTAGTGAATTAACGTATAGCTTTAAAGGTCAGACAGGGACAAACTTAACAGATTGCCTAGGGTTTATATGTCAAACAAGACAAGGGAATGAACTACAAGCGAGAATTGAGTCAGAAGAGTTTGTGGTAGAAGGCTCATATCTTGAACGTGGTTGCTCTGCTTATGCTGTTGTTGAAGGACCAACTTGGGAAGAATCTGAGTCTAACGCTCAAAAACTTAATGGCCATTTAGTAACCTTAAATGACTTGGAAGAAAGTGAGTGGATTGTTCAAAATATAAAATGGGTACATCCTGAAAATAATACAGCTGGTGCTACAGCATATTGGGTTGGCCTGACTGATGCTGATAATGAAGGTGATTTAAAATGGGCAGATGGATCGGAGGTTAATATACCTGTTCAATCTAGTGATAATAATGGAAGTGAAGATTATTTCTCTTTAGTAGATAGTGGGGGGTTGAATGACCTAACACAAAACCCAGGGGATTGGAGTATGGGGCATTGGCAAATGCAATATGGAATAGCAGAAATATCAATTTGTAACTAG
- a CDS encoding response regulator transcription factor, with translation MISPVSDKLSKAKKRLLIVEDDKSIRETLREALVAEGYAVEVCKTGDEAQTRIFSQFDTSQNLDLVVLDLMLPNLNGIELCRRVRKNNIKTPILIVSAKDSESDRVLGLEVGADDYLIKPFGLNELIARCRAILRRSETNHDQTQDSSQVLSFKNISLYKQEYRVTKNNKEINLAPKEYKIMELFLQNPKRVWSRDQLLERIWGIDYVGDSKTVDVHIRWIREKIEEDASAPSYIKTVRGFGYKFG, from the coding sequence GTGATCAGTCCTGTCTCTGACAAGCTATCCAAGGCTAAAAAAAGGCTTCTTATTGTTGAAGACGATAAAAGTATTCGTGAAACACTCCGTGAAGCTCTTGTTGCAGAAGGTTATGCAGTCGAAGTTTGTAAGACTGGTGATGAAGCTCAGACAAGAATTTTTTCTCAGTTCGACACAAGCCAAAATCTTGATTTAGTTGTTTTAGACTTGATGTTACCCAACCTGAATGGGATTGAGCTTTGTAGAAGAGTCCGAAAAAACAATATAAAAACACCAATTCTTATTGTCAGTGCAAAAGACAGCGAATCAGACCGTGTATTGGGTTTAGAAGTTGGAGCCGACGATTATTTGATAAAGCCATTTGGCTTAAATGAATTAATTGCTAGGTGTCGTGCAATTTTAAGAAGGTCTGAAACTAATCATGATCAAACTCAAGATTCTTCCCAAGTCCTTAGCTTTAAAAATATTTCCTTATATAAACAGGAATACCGAGTCACTAAAAACAATAAGGAAATAAATCTTGCCCCAAAGGAATACAAAATCATGGAGTTGTTTCTGCAGAATCCTAAGCGGGTGTGGAGTCGTGATCAACTTTTAGAACGAATTTGGGGGATTGATTATGTGGGAGATTCTAAAACTGTAGATGTACACATTAGGTGGATTAGAGAAAAGATAGAGGAAGATGCATCGGCTCCAAGCTATATAAAAACCGTTAGAGGTTTTGGCTACAAATTTGGGTAA
- a CDS encoding DUF2905 domain-containing protein, whose amino-acid sequence MQRILITLGLVIASIGVLYPYLKQIGLGRLPGDIILRGQNSTFYFPVVSCIAISLLLTVIFNLFRSS is encoded by the coding sequence ATGCAAAGGATACTAATTACACTTGGACTTGTAATCGCTTCGATTGGTGTTCTATATCCTTACTTAAAACAAATAGGCTTGGGAAGATTACCTGGGGACATCATTCTTAGAGGTCAGAATTCAACATTTTATTTCCCAGTGGTCAGCTGTATTGCCATTAGTCTGCTACTTACAGTCATTTTTAACTTATTCCGATCGTCATAA
- a CDS encoding high light inducible protein, with protein MKNQTTETPRVEEGKVFAERLNGLAASVGCLALIGAYLTTGQIIPGFV; from the coding sequence ATGAAAAATCAAACCACTGAAACACCAAGAGTAGAAGAAGGCAAAGTGTTTGCTGAACGACTCAATGGTCTAGCTGCCTCTGTTGGATGCTTAGCCCTTATTGGCGCATACCTAACAACAGGTCAAATCATTCCAGGTTTTGTTTAA
- a CDS encoding chlorophyll a/b-binding protein produces MNKETNYWKTAEQMNGRLAMMGFFAAVINYGLTGWIIPGIV; encoded by the coding sequence ATGAACAAAGAAACTAACTACTGGAAAACAGCCGAGCAAATGAATGGCCGCCTTGCGATGATGGGCTTCTTTGCTGCTGTGATTAACTACGGATTAACAGGCTGGATCATTCCAGGAATCGTATAG
- a CDS encoding high light inducible protein yields the protein MTSSSSSQVITEYGKQNIFGRETQPQLVEDYTSYPEEAEKTNGRWAMIGMVSLLVSYFTTGQIIPGIF from the coding sequence ATGACAAGTTCATCTTCTTCTCAGGTAATCACTGAGTACGGCAAGCAAAACATCTTTGGCCGTGAAACACAGCCACAGCTTGTAGAGGACTACACCAGCTATCCAGAAGAAGCAGAAAAGACAAATGGCCGTTGGGCAATGATCGGAATGGTCAGTCTTTTGGTTTCATACTTCACAACAGGTCAAATCATTCCTGGAATTTTCTAA
- the arfB gene encoding alternative ribosome rescue aminoacyl-tRNA hydrolase ArfB yields the protein MNLRINTKLEIPGNEIKWRFSRSSGAGGQNVNKTDSRAEIVFNVSESKTLTPYQKYRISIQDEVKLSNGCICIAVQDKRTQYQNRQLALIRLTSTLRELLKPPPKKRRETIPTRSSQRRRIESKKKRGELKRNRQSKIDY from the coding sequence ATGAATCTTAGGATTAATACTAAGCTTGAAATACCAGGTAATGAAATAAAGTGGAGATTCTCTAGATCATCAGGAGCTGGTGGACAGAACGTAAATAAGACAGACAGTCGAGCTGAAATTGTATTTAACGTATCTGAATCAAAAACTTTAACTCCATACCAGAAATATAGAATCTCAATTCAGGATGAAGTCAAGCTTTCTAATGGTTGTATTTGCATAGCTGTTCAAGATAAAAGAACACAATATCAAAATAGACAATTAGCTTTAATTAGACTTACTTCAACCTTACGAGAGCTTTTAAAGCCACCTCCAAAGAAAAGAAGGGAGACAATCCCTACTCGCTCATCACAGAGGAGGAGAATTGAGTCAAAGAAGAAAAGAGGTGAATTAAAAAGGAATAGGCAATCAAAAATAGATTATTAA
- a CDS encoding S41 family peptidase has translation MKHLLLPFISAFVLPLTVKAEVSEEIHKRCLEARDYSGCVMTNRGKTPSIKREITGIGITLFLNSDTAELTIQSVINSSPASDADMESGDVILKIDGKSTKGMGLKEAIKLIKGPKDKPIKLVIGRTNEKGKRKKIEVNLIRDTFVITEREALNQLNIREFFKYGFPRDLQPMNPQGYPPESNKELFPNNQI, from the coding sequence ATGAAACACTTACTACTTCCTTTTATTTCTGCTTTTGTATTGCCGCTCACTGTAAAGGCTGAAGTCTCAGAAGAGATTCACAAACGTTGCCTAGAAGCTAGAGATTACTCAGGTTGCGTAATGACTAACCGGGGGAAAACTCCAAGTATCAAAAGAGAAATAACTGGTATTGGTATAACGCTTTTTCTGAATAGTGATACAGCAGAATTAACAATTCAATCAGTTATTAATAGCTCTCCTGCCAGTGATGCCGATATGGAATCTGGTGATGTAATCCTAAAGATAGATGGAAAGTCTACGAAAGGAATGGGTTTAAAGGAGGCAATTAAATTAATCAAAGGTCCTAAAGATAAGCCAATTAAATTAGTCATTGGTAGAACTAACGAAAAAGGTAAAAGAAAAAAAATTGAGGTGAACTTGATTCGAGATACATTTGTTATTACTGAACGAGAAGCTTTGAATCAATTAAACATAAGAGAATTTTTTAAGTATGGTTTTCCACGGGATCTACAGCCAATGAATCCACAAGGTTACCCTCCTGAGTCAAATAAAGAATTATTCCCCAATAACCAAATCTAA
- a CDS encoding esterase-like activity of phytase family protein has product MSDFYSMKKRVVLACGSAVLALLASSSTASIAGWRDASNKNFNRVSSFAINRNLPSGVKSTTKTSAETITATKDGKTLIYTDSDLGVVGIIDITDPSDPKAEGIIELDAEPTSVMERKGKIFVGINTSESYTNPSGSITSYDLKTGIKSKECNVGGQPDSVAIAPSGKFIAVAIENERDEEFNDGVIPQMPAGNVAFVKLKGGDLDCDSMFFADVSGLSEIAPSDPEPEFLTINKKGETVVSLQENNHLVVLNKKGEVISHFSAGLVSQMAGMDTKKDGAHTFKKKLKNVRREPDGLTWIDNDHFATANEGDYKLKKEGQAKRGGSRSWTIWNKDGSVVYEDGNRLERAIAQIGHFQDDRAGKKGVEPESVTYAKIKGTPYMFVGAERAGVVAVYDVSDLSQPTLLQLLPSGIGPEGFVAIPKRGLIASSNEKDYNKKEPGLASHVMTYELQKADAIYPHITNEGGYDFVSWGSISGMVDGGDGKIYAVNDSTFSSQPRIYVIDTNYSPAILDTAIDIKLKGKTAPFMDMEGITLDGKGGFYVSTEGFKEKGGPGIEQAPAAVYHISSDGEILEKIDVPYSLIQYQTKAGFEGIAKVGDTLYMAQQKPWADDPFNTTKIVTYNLESKEWGAVNYVFEKQGRKGGVGISELTHHDGYLYAIERDSNYGAKAKLKSIFRIKVSDINPDPISNDTSTPILYPLVKKEFVKDLRSDLTSTGGFILEKVEGLAIKKDGTAYISTDNDGTSKKSTGETLFLNIGKL; this is encoded by the coding sequence ATGTCTGATTTTTACTCAATGAAAAAAAGGGTTGTACTAGCATGTGGCTCAGCAGTGCTAGCTCTCTTAGCCTCCTCTAGCACAGCAAGTATTGCAGGTTGGCGGGATGCTTCAAATAAGAATTTCAATAGAGTTTCTTCTTTCGCTATCAATAGGAATCTTCCATCTGGTGTAAAGTCCACAACTAAAACATCTGCAGAGACCATCACAGCAACTAAGGATGGAAAAACACTTATCTACACTGATAGTGATCTTGGTGTTGTAGGAATAATAGATATTACCGATCCATCAGATCCTAAAGCTGAAGGGATTATCGAGTTAGACGCAGAACCAACATCAGTTATGGAGCGTAAAGGTAAAATCTTTGTAGGTATTAATACATCTGAAAGCTATACAAATCCATCAGGATCAATAACTTCATACGATCTAAAAACAGGTATTAAGTCAAAAGAATGCAACGTTGGTGGTCAACCTGATAGTGTCGCAATTGCCCCAAGCGGAAAATTTATCGCAGTTGCGATTGAGAATGAAAGAGATGAAGAATTTAATGATGGTGTGATTCCACAAATGCCTGCAGGTAATGTAGCTTTTGTAAAGCTAAAAGGAGGAGATCTTGATTGTGATTCAATGTTCTTCGCAGATGTCTCTGGTCTTTCTGAAATAGCACCAAGTGATCCTGAACCAGAATTTCTAACGATTAATAAAAAAGGTGAAACAGTTGTTTCACTGCAAGAAAATAATCACTTGGTGGTACTAAATAAAAAAGGTGAAGTTATCTCCCATTTTTCAGCAGGTCTAGTAAGTCAAATGGCAGGAATGGATACTAAAAAAGATGGAGCACATACATTCAAGAAAAAGCTAAAAAACGTTAGACGTGAACCAGACGGACTAACTTGGATTGATAACGATCATTTTGCGACAGCTAATGAGGGAGATTACAAGTTAAAGAAAGAAGGTCAGGCAAAAAGAGGAGGTTCTAGATCTTGGACGATTTGGAATAAAGATGGTTCTGTTGTTTATGAAGATGGAAACAGACTAGAAAGAGCTATTGCACAAATTGGTCATTTTCAAGACGATCGTGCTGGAAAGAAAGGAGTAGAACCTGAATCAGTGACTTATGCGAAAATCAAAGGTACTCCTTATATGTTTGTAGGAGCTGAAAGAGCTGGAGTTGTAGCTGTATATGATGTATCAGATTTAAGTCAGCCAACACTCCTTCAACTATTACCATCTGGTATTGGACCAGAAGGATTTGTCGCAATTCCTAAACGTGGTTTAATCGCATCTTCTAACGAAAAAGATTACAACAAGAAAGAACCTGGCTTGGCTTCACATGTAATGACTTACGAGCTCCAAAAGGCAGATGCAATTTATCCACACATCACTAATGAAGGTGGATATGACTTTGTTAGTTGGGGATCGATTAGCGGAATGGTTGATGGAGGCGATGGAAAGATTTATGCCGTTAACGACAGCACATTTTCGTCACAGCCAAGAATTTATGTGATCGATACGAATTACAGCCCTGCCATACTTGATACTGCAATAGACATCAAGTTAAAAGGAAAGACTGCTCCATTTATGGATATGGAGGGAATTACACTTGATGGTAAAGGTGGTTTTTATGTTTCCACAGAAGGATTCAAAGAGAAAGGTGGTCCAGGGATAGAACAAGCTCCAGCTGCTGTTTATCACATCAGCTCAGATGGTGAAATTCTTGAAAAAATAGATGTACCCTATTCCCTTATTCAATATCAAACGAAAGCTGGCTTTGAAGGGATAGCAAAAGTTGGAGATACTCTTTACATGGCACAACAAAAGCCATGGGCGGATGATCCATTTAATACAACAAAAATTGTTACTTACAACTTAGAAAGCAAAGAATGGGGAGCTGTTAACTATGTATTCGAAAAGCAAGGTAGAAAAGGTGGCGTAGGAATTTCCGAATTGACTCATCATGACGGATACCTTTATGCAATTGAAAGAGATAGCAATTACGGTGCAAAGGCTAAATTAAAGTCTATTTTCCGTATCAAAGTTTCTGATATCAATCCTGATCCAATTTCGAATGATACTTCTACACCAATTCTATATCCATTGGTTAAGAAAGAGTTCGTTAAGGATTTGAGATCAGATCTAACTTCAACAGGTGGATTTATTCTTGAAAAAGTTGAAGGCCTAGCTATCAAGAAAGATGGTACCGCTTACATATCAACTGACAATGATGGAACTTCAAAAAAATCAACTGGAGAAACCTTATTCCTAAATATAGGAAAGCTTTAA
- a CDS encoding high light inducible protein, with product MKKQTTETPRVEEGKVIAERLNGYAAFVGCWALIGAYLTTGQIIPGVV from the coding sequence ATGAAAAAACAAACGACTGAAACTCCAAGAGTAGAAGAAGGCAAAGTAATTGCTGAAAGACTCAATGGTTACGCAGCATTTGTTGGATGCTGGGCACTCATCGGTGCATATCTAACAACAGGTCAAATCATTCCAGGTGTTGTGTAA
- a CDS encoding high light inducible protein, whose translation MTPEAEKFNGWAAMLGFVAAFGAYATTGQIIPGIF comes from the coding sequence ATGACTCCAGAAGCAGAAAAGTTTAACGGTTGGGCAGCAATGCTTGGCTTCGTAGCAGCCTTCGGTGCATATGCAACAACAGGTCAAATCATTCCTGGAATTTTTTAA
- a CDS encoding chlorophyll a/b-binding protein, whose product MNKETNYWKTAEQMNGRLAMMGFFAAVINYGITGWIIPGIV is encoded by the coding sequence ATGAACAAAGAAACTAACTACTGGAAAACAGCCGAGCAAATGAATGGCCGCCTTGCGATGATGGGCTTCTTTGCAGCTGTGATTAACTACGGAATAACAGGCTGGATCATTCCAGGAATAGTTTAA
- a CDS encoding high light inducible protein encodes MTTENNNNSRNIDPEKVTAERLNGYAALFGCIALVGAYATTGQIIPGFV; translated from the coding sequence ATGACTACTGAAAACAACAACAACAGCAGAAATATCGATCCTGAAAAGGTAACTGCTGAAAGACTTAACGGTTATGCAGCTTTGTTTGGATGCATTGCTTTGGTTGGTGCTTATGCAACAACAGGTCAAATTATTCCAGGTTTCGTTTAA
- a CDS encoding high light inducible protein codes for MQPSNKTILERSIGRPAMMAFVLLTGIYLTTGQLIPGVV; via the coding sequence ATGCAACCATCTAACAAAACAATCCTAGAAAGAAGCATCGGCAGACCAGCCATGATGGCATTCGTTCTACTAACAGGTATCTACCTAACAACCGGTCAACTTATCCCAGGTGTTGTTTAA
- a CDS encoding Crp/Fnr family transcriptional regulator, translating into MTSSYQESLSKESQLFIKVLENMYHASHIVNIPSGEKVSLSKSYIWLVVRGVIKIQTLNLDGEISILGLVSSDNVFGETLSTSNPYEAYAMGNCDLLPISLIEIEQNPTLSISIFNALRKTYQQTEMLLSIKSIRRMEDRIKSLFIFLAERYGRECKDGIVIDIRLTHQEIANLLSTTRVTVTRIMSDLKESKWLILERSKYVLTQRSTI; encoded by the coding sequence ATGACTTCATCTTATCAGGAATCCTTATCCAAAGAAAGTCAATTATTTATAAAAGTTTTAGAAAATATGTATCATGCGAGTCATATAGTTAATATTCCTTCAGGAGAAAAAGTATCATTAAGCAAAAGTTATATTTGGTTAGTTGTAAGAGGTGTTATAAAAATACAAACGTTAAATCTAGATGGAGAAATATCAATACTAGGTTTAGTCAGTAGTGATAATGTTTTTGGCGAAACATTATCCACATCCAATCCATACGAAGCTTATGCAATGGGCAACTGTGATCTTTTACCAATTTCTTTGATTGAAATTGAACAAAACCCAACATTATCTATATCCATCTTTAATGCACTCAGGAAAACTTATCAGCAAACAGAAATGCTTTTATCCATCAAGTCAATCAGACGAATGGAAGACCGAATTAAGTCCTTGTTTATATTTTTAGCTGAGAGATATGGACGAGAATGTAAAGATGGAATTGTTATAGATATTCGCCTTACACATCAAGAAATAGCTAATTTATTATCAACAACTAGAGTTACAGTTACAAGAATAATGAGTGATTTGAAAGAATCAAAATGGTTAATACTTGAAAGAAGCAAATACGTACTAACACAGCGATCAACTATATAA
- a CDS encoding DUF2905 domain-containing protein, translating to MQRILITLGLVIASIGVLYPYLKQIGLGRLPGDVILRGQNSTFYFPVVSCIAISLLLTVIFNLFRSS from the coding sequence ATGCAAAGGATACTAATTACACTTGGACTTGTAATCGCTTCGATTGGTGTTCTATATCCTTACTTAAAACAAATAGGCTTGGGAAGATTACCTGGGGACGTCATTCTTAGAGGTCAGAATTCAACATTTTATTTCCCAGTAGTCAGCTGTATTGCCATTAGTCTGCTACTGACAGTCATTTTTAACTTATTCCGATCGTCATAA
- a CDS encoding high light inducible protein yields MQPSNKTILERSIGRPAMMAFVLLTGVYLTTGQLIPGVV; encoded by the coding sequence ATGCAACCATCTAACAAAACAATCCTAGAAAGAAGCATCGGCAGACCAGCCATGATGGCATTCGTTCTACTAACAGGTGTTTACCTAACAACCGGTCAACTTATCCCAGGTGTTGTTTAA
- a CDS encoding cell wall metabolism sensor histidine kinase WalK, with product MLKKTFKKLFRLIKKILSIRRVGRTTKNFLKWFNRQQEVDVTQLLNWVDDINQGWIIITSKNKIMYINKQAKKLLSIKKDSKILGKSLYKLKISDEIKREIQKLNSSKTFKSISYFFNEKELEISIMPSSKSTTLILLTNKRSLEYQRQLQERMLGDAAHELKTPLTALMLLGDRLDNLVKKKDRPLIKRLRKEILRLKLMVNDLLELSRLVNASSVEDEFTKKINMEEIILSSWNTLKPLADKKKLNLVNTSKTNSLIEGNSEKLYRVVFNLLDNAIRYSPDSANINTQIYEDDKHLILSIKDEGPGLSKDDLKNMFQRFYRGDPSRYKNKRIGSGLGLSIAQQIVVNHKGAIEASNDTNGGTLMKIKLPLQKQIV from the coding sequence ATGTTAAAAAAAACATTTAAAAAACTATTTAGATTAATAAAAAAGATTCTAAGTATTAGAAGAGTTGGAAGGACCACAAAGAATTTTTTAAAATGGTTTAATCGTCAACAAGAAGTTGATGTCACTCAACTTTTAAATTGGGTAGATGATATTAATCAGGGTTGGATTATTATTACGTCTAAGAACAAAATCATGTATATCAATAAGCAAGCTAAGAAATTATTGTCTATTAAAAAGGATTCAAAAATATTAGGGAAATCCCTCTATAAACTCAAAATCTCAGACGAGATAAAAAGAGAAATTCAAAAGCTTAATAGCTCAAAGACATTTAAAAGTATTTCTTATTTCTTTAATGAAAAAGAGCTTGAGATTTCTATAATGCCAAGCTCAAAATCCACTACGCTAATACTTTTAACTAATAAAAGATCTCTAGAATATCAGCGTCAATTACAAGAGAGAATGTTAGGTGATGCCGCTCATGAATTGAAAACCCCATTAACTGCACTCATGTTACTTGGTGATAGATTGGATAATTTGGTTAAGAAAAAGGATAGGCCTTTAATAAAGAGATTAAGAAAAGAAATTTTAAGACTTAAGTTGATGGTGAATGATTTATTGGAGTTGTCGAGATTAGTCAATGCATCTTCAGTTGAGGATGAATTTACAAAAAAAATTAATATGGAAGAAATTATACTCAGTTCATGGAATACCCTTAAGCCGCTGGCAGATAAGAAAAAATTAAATTTAGTTAATACATCGAAAACTAATTCTTTAATAGAGGGTAATTCTGAGAAATTATATAGGGTTGTTTTTAATTTGCTTGATAATGCAATTAGATATTCCCCTGATTCAGCTAACATCAATACTCAAATTTATGAAGATGATAAACATCTAATTTTAAGTATCAAAGATGAAGGGCCAGGGTTAAGTAAAGATGATCTGAAAAATATGTTTCAACGTTTTTATAGAGGTGATCCATCTAGGTATAAAAACAAACGTATAGGTAGTGGTTTAGGTCTCTCAATAGCTCAACAAATAGTTGTTAATCACAAAGGGGCTATTGAAGCTTCTAATGATACTAATGGTGGTACTTTGATGAAAATCAAATTACCTCTACAAAAACAGATTGTTTAG